The DNA region GAGGGCAGCGCTGACCCATTGTCCGGAACAGGCGCGGCTCCTATTGGCTGACCCGCGACAGCTCGGAACGCGGACTGGCCAATAGATAGCGCTGGAGGACCGGAAGCACACTGGTCCTCCAGCCAATCAGAGCATCcttattgtctgaatgcggaagtcaTTGCTGCTGCTGCAATAAGATTCCTCCAGGAGACACCATCAGGGGGTTCTGTGTGTGTGGGCACTTCAGGCTTCAGTTCATCATCCAACCTGGAGGGACACAAGGACAACAGCACCGTGGAGAAGCCATGGCAGTGTGTGGACTGTGGGAAACGGTACAGGTATCCATCCGGGCTGGAGATCCATCGACgtattcacaccggggagaggccgttcacctgcatagagtgtgggaagggatacTGTCACTTTTCCAGTCTTCAGAAacacacgcaaactcacacaGGGGTCTTGCCTTTCACCCGCACAGAGTGCGGGAAGGGATGCCATTCATCAGACagcctgctgacccaccagcgcgTTCACgcggggagaagctgttcacctgctccgAATGTGGAGAGATATTCAGCGATCCATCCAGCATGTGGAGACACCGGcagatttttttatttcaaaatatactttattcatagaaataaatctttggtgcctgtacaattggtcatgccgttcatatatatacattgcatgtctttaCATTGAGACAGATTGAGTTAATCGTATTTACAGTTATCATATTTACAGTTCTGTATATTAACCATCCAATCTCTTGGTATGTAGCTGCATCATCAGCAGAACCCAActactgagtgggccccctgttgTACGATAGCAAAGGAAACCTTCTTTAACCCTCAGTTTTATGGGGTTACccttgtccatttgactgtcctgtctctggggtagctgtctgcatccccatggtgaaggtgaactgctggaccctcgctgggctgaggtagctatccagctcctcactggggtcatttacccgctctggtgtcattgagccatggcaagggtccgcaccgtccagttctgtgtctgacaatgggactgtcagaggatcacagctctcagttacctgtagttgtggggcagtgggtaccccctggttctcactgggtggagggtggacttcggggGGGGGTCTGTTGTTTCCTGATTGGGAGTAAATGCCCTCCTCTTCACCTAcagcgctctgtctcttcttctggtgaTGACCCTCCTTGCACCCATCTTCACCATCCGAAGAGCTGACTGTGCCTTCCTCatgcagttgtcttttccccctttgctgggaggctttggggacctggcaggattttcttttcctgtttttaacaggtaCCCACTCCTCCgccttctcgattacctcctcctccattgcttccatctgcccagctagagctaggatcagctgctgtgtctctccatTGGCTGccgcctcctccactccagcgtgttcttctttctgggtgccaccagtctccatttccctgctgtctgggtggaccttgctagtctttgggggtccacggctcacgttgccacctccggccatctgtgcgtaagtgccccccacccccaacccccccatcttgggcaggtcttgtacatgtggcccaccTCTCCACGCAGgttgcagctctttgcttcctgacagtccttGGTCAGGTGACCGTCCTGCTTGCAGTTCCTGCAgacggtcaccttacaatccgtCGCCATgaggcctgacctcccgcaggttctgCACCCTTTTggctgccctgcgtatgtcaggtaacctctgcttcctccgattgCGAAGCTTGAGGGTGGGTAGAGGATGTTCCCATTgtcatcgaccctcagggttagcCTGACCTGccgcttgctggtccagatcctgaaagGATCAACCACATCGATGCTTTCTCCCTTAACTTGGAAgtatcttctcaggaaggtcaggacatgcGCTGCTGGGATGTGGGGATTGTACATCTGGATTctaacaacccgactcctctgcgcaggaagcacacacaacgggactgccgacaagatggagaacagaggctcCCCTtgcttctccttgaagaccttcaggagctgctcgcaatTCTTCatgctcctgaaggtcacgtcgaagtagactgccccagggaaatcctgcaggcagtacacgtccgctgCGGCGATCCCAACAGTACCTTCTTGATGAACAGGGTCCGACTGACAGGTGTATGCACAcccgggagaggccattcacctgctctgtgttgtgggaagggatttactcaATCCTCTGGCCTCAGGATACACCAGCaacttcacactggggagaggcggTTCACtcgctctgagtgtgggaagggattcaccaAGTTGGCCTGACTGTTGGTCCACCAGCgcattcacaccggggagagaccattcctctgctctgtgtgggggaggggatttaTCCAGTCAAGCAAACTGCAGAGAGTTCATCAGTGAAGACTGTATTTGGATTTTGCTGTTCATTGCTGCTGAATatcacatagaacattacagcgcagtacaggcccttcggccctcgatgttgcaccgacctgtcataccaatctgaagcccgtctaacctacactattccatgtacgtccatatgtttgtccaatgacaacttaaatgcacttaaagttggcgaatctactaccattgcaggcaaagcattccataccattTCTATTATCTGAGTAAAGGACTGAACCGTGTTCATTCAGACAGTGAGTGAAGTGGGAGAGTTAGTGGGATTTCTTGTTTCAGTGAGGCTGATGCTCCCTCAGCCTGGGAAGAAGCTGATGAATAACGTTTCCTTTATCCCGGTTAGGAAACAGAGTGTGCCCCCCACTGAAGGTAGATCTAAAGTTGACCCAGTTAGACCATGACATTGGGGAGCAGGagtacaccattcagcccatcgagcctgccccaccatttaataccatCGAGGCTGATCGCATCTCGGCTTCAACTCCCCTTTCCTGCctcctctccataacccttcaccccgttactgattaaacatctgtctatctcctcctgaAATGTACTCCGTGTCCTGGCATCCACAGCACTCTGGGAAAGAGTGAATTTCACCAATTAATGATCCTTTGTGTGAAATAATTTCTCAACATCTCTGTTTGAAACTACTATCCCTTATCCTGAGATCgctcattctaaattgccccacaaGATGAAATCGCCTTCCGATGCTGAGTAGATGAGTAAAGACGGTGGGGAGAGTGAtgtagtcccatttcccagcatttggtccatatccctcttacACTTTCCAATCCACATACATATCGGAATGCgttttttaagtgttgtaattgtaccctcctCCATCAGTTCCTTTGGCAGCAcgtttcatacacacaccatcctgggtGTAttactgggcggcacagtggttagcactgctgcctcacagcaccagagacccgggttcaattcccacctcaggcgactgactgtgtggagtttgcacgttctccccgtgtctgcgtgggtttcctctgggtgctccggtttcctcccacagtccaaagatgtgcaggtcaggtgaattgaccatgctaaattgcccgtagtgttaggtaaggggtaaatgtaggggaatgggcctgggtgggtgcactttGGCGGAtcgcgtggacttgttgggccgaagtaaataatctaatcttatcctctgccccttaggtcccttttaaatctttcctctctctcctaaAATCTACGGCCAagggtgcggtgctggaaaagcacagcaggtcaggcagcatccgaggagcaggaaaatcgacattttgggaaaaagcccttcatcaggagtgaggctgggagccttggggcgtggagagataaatggcaggtgggtggagctgggggaggggaaggtagctgagagtgcaataggtggatggaaatgggggttaaaggtgataggtcgggcaggagggtagagcggataggtgggaaggaagattgacagatgggacaggtcatgaggacggtgctgagttggagggttggatctgggctgaaaatgtgttgctggaaaagtgcagcaggtcaggcagcatccaaagagcaggagaatcgatgtttcagggttggatctggggtaaagtggaggaaggggaaatgaggaaactgttggaatccacATCGATGCCCTGGTGTTGGagtgtcccgaggtggaagatgaggcattcttcctccaggtgtcggttggtgagggagtggcgatggaagaggcccagaacctgcatttCCTTGCTagattgggagggggaattgaaatgttgggccacagggtggtgtggttgattggtgcgggtgtcccagtaatgttccctgaagtgctctgcgaggaggcgtccagtctccccaatgtagaggagactgcatcgggagcaacagatacaataaatgacatgtggaagtgcagatgggtgtggaaggctcctttggggccttggatggaggtgaaggaggaggtgtgggcgcaggtttggagttcctgtggtggcaggagaaggtgccaggaaagGAGGGTGGGTTACTGGGGagtatggacctgaccaggtggtcgtggagggaacagtctttatggaaagcggatagagatggggagggaaatatatccctggtggtggggtctgtttgtaggtggcagaaatggtggaggatgatgcgatgtatacggaggttggtggggtagaaggtgaggactggggggttctgtgcttgttgcagttggaggggtggggttcgagggcagaggtgtgggatgtggatgagatatgctggagggcatcatcaaccacgtggggaggggaaattgtggtctttaaagaaggagtccgtctggtgtgttctgtggtagaactggtcctcctaggagcagatgtggcgaaggcagaggaattgggaataagggatagcatttttgcaggaggaagggtgggaggaggtagctgtgggagtcggtggtcTTAAATCTacggcctctagttttggactcccataccctTGGGAATAAAACttggcaattcaccttatctttgccctgccatgattttagaaacctctacaaggtcacccctcaggctctggTTCTCCAGGGAAGATTGTCTCAGTCTGTCCAGCCTATCTCAAATCCTCCTGCCTCAGGagcatccttgttaatctttactGAACGCTGTGGCCATACCAATGTGTTGTGCAGCCGTAACATACTGTCCCAATTCCAATATGCGATTCTCTGAACAATGAGAggaagtataccaaatgccttcttcaccaccctgtctacctgcgacgccactttcaaggaactgtgtatCTGCGTTCCTCGTCTCTCTGTTTAACAACACCCTCcacctgtataagtcctgccttggcttgtcttagcaaaatgcaacaccttacatttctTTTAATTAAACTCTACTTGCCATTCCTCggctcagctgatcaaggtcctattgtACACTCAGATCGCCTTCTTTACCTTAAACTATatcagcaattttggtgtcacccatAAACCTACTAACCATTGCTGCTATAGTCTCATCCAAagcgtttatataaatgatgaataacagtTGATCTAGAACTGAACCTtgcagcacaccgctggtcacaggtctccagtctgaatacacatcctctaccaccaccctctgtctcctaccgtcaaGCTGATTTCTCATCCCATTGGCTAACTGTCCATGGATTTTTATGTAATGGAACCTTGAGTAAATATATTTACCGAGGGGGCAAAATATCTCCAACCCAGATTGTTAAGGGTTAATTGTGTATGGCAATAAGCAATTGGAGGGGGAATATGTGAAAAGGGCTTCAGATGAACACAGGCCGTTCTGGTTGGAAGGTAACTGCAATGACCTTGGCTGGTTTTGGGAACAGACTATCGTGCAAACGTACAGAGACACACCCACCTGTTTGTGCACAAAGTAATGAGTGGGAAAGGTACTCAGGGGCTGCAGTACAGCACGTCATATCCGAGTCAGAACAGTATTAATATTGGGGACTTTTCCCAGCTTGAGAGACATTCACCCTCTGACTGGGTTTTGAGAGACCAGATCGTGGGAACGGAAATAGAGCTCCAAGTGACAGCCAAGGCAGTGAGACCCACTTGTTGGCTGTATCAAAAGTCTTTTAAGCTAACAGAATCATTCATTACTTTGCATGTACTTAAAGGATATTAAGTGAATAAAGTTGCTTTGTGTTGAAGCGCACATTTCTGTTTGTATTCATTTTGATCAGGGAGCAATGTCAACATCTTTGAGAGAGACCTAGACCAACCCTTCCAGAGTTTTTGTCCCTCCAGCTCCTGTACATGAACGGTTTAACCCCAGGATGGGAATAGAGAGTGTTGCGCTCACAGATGGTGGCCAGATGAGGGAgtttcagtgagtgtgaggttacAATGAAACCCTGGGCTTTGTGTGAACACACGCCttggaggaaaatgaagggaaggGATTTGTTGCAAAGTGCCCTCCCCTCCTCCAGCTCCCTCAGCACGAGGGCCCTTTGTCCGGAACAGGCGCGTCCCCTATTGGCTGGCTGCGGACAGCTCCGCATTCGGACCGTCCAATAGACAGCGCTGGAGGACCGGAAGCGCTCTGGTCCTCCAGCCAATCAGAGcacccctattgtctgaatgcggaagttattgctgctgctgctgcagtaaCATTCCTCCAGGAGACACCATCAGGGGGTTCTGTGTGTGTGGGCACTTCAGGCTTCAGTTCATCATCCAACCTGGAGGGACACAAGGACAACAGCACCGTGGAGAAGCCATGGCAGTGTGGGGACTGCGGGAAACGGTACAGGTATCCATCTGAGCTGGAGCGTCATCgacgtgtccacaccggggagaggccgttcacctgcacagactgtgggaagggattcactttCTCCTCCGACCTGCAGAGACACCGGagagtccacaccggggagaggccgttcacttgCTCAGACTGTGGGAAGGGGTTCATTCGGTCTTCGTCGCTGCTGgcgcaccagcgggttcacaccggggagcagccgttcacctgctccgagtgcgggaagggattcagtgCATCGTCCAGGCTGCTGgcgcaccagcgggttcacaccggggagaggccgttcacctgctccgagtgcgggaagggattcaccGAGTCGTTctacctgctgaagcaccagcgactacacaccggggagagaccgttcACCTGCACTGAATGCGGGAAGGGGTTCACTGAGTCGTGCCACCTGCTGTCACACCAGCGActacacaccggggagaggctgttcacctgctctgacTGCGGGAAGGGATTCAATATTTCCTCCGACCTGCGGAGACACCGGagagtccacaccggggagaggccgttcacctgcacGGATTGCGGGAAGAGATTCACTCGGTCCTCTTCCCTGGTGGCTCACCAGCGGgtgcacaccggggagaggccgttcacctgctcggattgcgggaagggattcactcagtcctcTTCCCTGCTGGCACACAAGcaggttcacaccggggagaggacattcacctgctccgagtgcgggaagggattcagttCATCGTCCAAGCTGCTGGTGCACCAGCacattcacaccggggagaggccgttcacctgcacAGACTGTGGGAAGCGTTTCACTCATTTCTCCTACCTGCGGAGACACCGGCGAgtgcacaccggggagaggccgttcacttgCTTAGATTGTGGGAAGAGATTCACTTTGTCGTCTTCGCTGCTGACACATCGgcgggttcacaccggggagaggccgttcacctgctctgaaTGCGGGAAGGCATTCACTCAGTCTTGTTCGCTGGTGGCGCACAAGCGAGtgcacaccagggagaggccgttcacttgctccgagtgcgggaaggggttcAGTCGGTCATCCAGCCTCCAAAAACACGAGCGAATTCACACCGGGGagtggcccttcacctgctctgtttgcgggaagggattcactaAAGCCATCCGCCTGCGGAGACACCAGAGAGAGCACagcggggagaggccattcacctgctctgactGCGGGAAGGGATTTGCTCTCTCCTCTTCCCTACTGGCACACCAGCAacttcacaccggggagaggcagTCCACTTGCTCTGAGTTCgagaagggattcactcagtcggCCTGACTGTTGATCCACCAGCGCGTTTGATACTGGGGGGGCGACCATTCCCCAGCACTGTGTAAGGGGAAAGGATTCAGGGATTCATCTGCTGTGCTGAAACACCAGCGAATGCACaccggggagaaaccattcacctgctctgtgtgtgtgtgtgtgagagagatggggtggggggtggggagtatTCAGTCATATAAGCAGTGAAGACAGCATTTGGATCCTGCTGTTCTTGCTGCTGAGAATCACATTCAGGACTGAACTGTGTCCATTCGGACGGTGGATGAAGTGGGAGGGTTAATTTGTACATGGCAATATGCAATTGAAGAGGAACACGTGAAAACAAGGCCGGAGGAGGTACATGCGGTTCGGGGGGATCGGTGGGAAGAGTGATGCACGCCAAGGACTgtcgaagggaatggtccttgtggaaggcagagaggggtgcggaggggaagatgttcttggtggtggggtctatttggagttggcggaaggatgatgtgttggagtgtagactggtggggtggtaggtgaggacaagggggactctgtcATTATTGCgttgggagggaggtggggtttagagcagtggaatggggtGGTCTGGATGACCAAGGGAGGAAAAGCACTTCGTTCGAATtcggtggacatctgggatgctcacGAGTGTGGAatgagagcagatgcggcggagatggaggaattgggagaatgggtgggaggaggtgcagtccaggtagttgtgggggTCAGTGCTAAAAATCTGCTAAAAATTCTgctaaaaatctgtctctctctcttccttaaaCTTTCTCCATGCCCTGTCATCCACAGCACTCTGGGGGAACGCAGTGAGACTGAGTTGTTGACTGTATTGAAAGTTGAATGAGATAATAAAGACACTCATTAGTTTGCATGTACCTAAAGTAGATGAAGTGAATAACTTTGATTTGTATTGGAACGCATGTTCCAtcgcaggccatttggcccaacaagtccacactgaccctctgaagggtaaccctcCCAGACTTGTCCcctgttcctgtaaccctgcatttctcgcAGCcgatccactctaacctgcactatgggtaatttagcatagccaattcactctaacctgcatatccctgtgtactaggtaatttagcatggccaattccccctaATCTGCAccttcctgggcactatgggtaatttagcatagccaattccccctcatctgcacattcctgggcactatgggtaatttggcacatccaatccaccctaacctaaacatttttgggtactatgggtaatttagcatggccaagccaccctaaactgtacatccctgggcactgtgaaaaatttagcatggctaatccaccctaacctaaacattcctgggtactatgggtactatgggtaatttagcatagccaattccccctaatctgcacatccctgggcactatgggtgtttggactgtgggaggaaacccgcacagacatgagGGGGCAAAACGTGTAAagcccacacagtcacctgaggctgggatcgaacctgggaccttggtgctgcgaggctagccactgtgctgcattTAGTGTGCAgaaatccaggcaacatcccgggttcaaatcctgatgaagggatatGAATTCAAGAAAAGTCTGGATTTGGAAATCTAGtgatgaccacgaatccattgtcgattattgggaaaaacccatctggttcactaatgcccttcagggaagggaactgccttccttacctcgTCCGGCCTATATCCAACTCCAGACATATTCACTCGTCCGACTGACCAACCGCGCCCTCTTCCTGTGAATGGAAAAGTTTCTCGacaacctatttatctctcatctgACAATGCAGTGTCATGTACGTTACAACCGCGATTATCCGGACcgcaattatccgaatttcggattttCCGAACAAGAcctcaaggtcccgtaaaaacgGCATTAGGCAACTCCGTCATCAGTTATCGGTCAAACGGCAATTATGCTGTGTATTGGGGGataaccataagaaataggtgcagaagtaagGCCAATGGGTCCACTCCACTCTTTAATCGTGGCTGGTGGGCATTTTAATGTCACTTACCCGCAGCcgccccgtatcccttaattccttgcgagattaggatattatcaatctctgccttgaagacatttagcgtcccggtctccactgcgctctgtggcaatgaattccacaggcccaccactctctggctgaagacatgtctCCGCATTTCCGTTCTAAGttgacccccctctaattctaaggctgtgtccacgggtcctagtctccccgcctaacggaaacaacttcccagcgtccaccctttctaagccatgcattatcttgtaagttacTATGAGATCTCTCCTTAACattctgaactctaatgaatacaatcccaggatcatcagccattccagggatcatccgcgtgaaATGTTTGATAGCTGGCACTCAAATTACCGCATGCGTACGAtagatcagttatccgaacacaatactcccatCGTCCGGATAATCAGTTGTACCAtacacagaaatgtggagacaaaTGGTGTGCGGCAGACTCAGGTTTTTCAACGGGTCAGCGCACTCTCTTCCACAGTCAGGTCACCGGAACACTTGCGTGTGGGTGGATCtcggtgcttttccagcccacCTCCCCAATGTCCTGAAGCTCCAGGGAAGTTGAAACGTCTCCGAGGATCGAGGAGGGTGCTCATAGGGTCCATGCTGGCAACACTCCACTAAACTGACACTGGCTCCATTTCTGCAACTTGCTCTACGGTCTTGGAGCGCCAGtccaatttataaaatgttatagaTAATTGACAGCCCACAGGTTGtgcgctttttgagcaaaaatagaatgtatctgcaaatataattctgcaaattcaccccattgacatatatgtatgtgtgtgtgagtgagtgagtgtgtgtgagagagagaggggtagagagtgtgtgtgtgtgtgtatatagaggctgtgcgtgtgtgcatgcaggGGATgtgcaagtgtgtgagagagagagaggtactgtgtgtgtgagtgagtgagtgtgtgagggaggtagagaaagagaatgagtgtgtgcatgtgatgcTGTTAAGTcattcattttttagaatggattgcaggtttcgtTTCAATTGTATGA from Hemiscyllium ocellatum isolate sHemOce1 chromosome 27 unlocalized genomic scaffold, sHemOce1.pat.X.cur. SUPER_27_unloc_1, whole genome shotgun sequence includes:
- the LOC132807072 gene encoding oocyte zinc finger protein XlCOF6-like, with the translated sequence MENRGSPCFSLKTFRSCSQFFMLLKLPQHEGPLSGTGASPIGWLRTAPHSDRPIDSAGGPEALWSSSQSEHPYCLNAEVIAAAAAVTFLQETPSGGSVCVGTSGFSSSSNLEGHKDNSTVEKPWQCGDCGKRYRYPSELERHRRVHTGERPFTCTDCGKGFTFSSDLQRHRRVHTGERPFTCSDCGKGFIRSSSLLAHQRVHTGEQPFTCSECGKGFSASSRLLAHQRVHTGERPFTCSECGKGFTESFYLLKHQRLHTGERPFTCTECGKGFTESCHLLSHQRLHTGERLFTCSDCGKGFNISSDLRRHRRVHTGERPFTCTDCGKRFTRSSSLVAHQRVHTGERPFTCSDCGKGFTQSSSLLAHKQVHTGERTFTCSECGKGFSSSSKLLVHQHIHTGERPFTCTDCGKRFTHFSYLRRHRRVHTGERPFTCLDCGKRFTLSSSLLTHRRVHTGERPFTCSECGKAFTQSCSLVAHKRVHTRERPFTCSECGKGFSRSSSLQKHERIHTGEWPFTCSVCGKGFTKAIRLRRHQREHSGERPFTCSDCGKGFALSSSLLIHRRGHTGERPFACPECGKGFTNSSSLVTHRRLHTGEWPFSCPECGKGFSDSSHLLTHRRVHTGERPFLCPECGRAFGNSSALLAHQRSHPGRGGAAPAAARPRSGERPFPCPECGKAFGRLSHLRTHRRVHTGERPFACPDCGRGFAQLSHLLTHRRAHTGERPFACPECGTAFAEASSLQKHWRLHTGERPFPCPECGREFRQSGTLLAHRRVHTGERPFPCPECSRAFAQSSNLARHRRVHTGERPFSCSICGKAFAQSSTLLKHHSSHAE